In a single window of the Anaerolineae bacterium genome:
- a CDS encoding cobalamin B12-binding domain-containing protein: MAQELVQAIADLNEKEAVALTRSLLEKGVSPLEVLDDCRAAMQIVGERFESKQAFIPELIFAGEILKQITEIVKPYLQREATAGKKLGKVVIGTVQGDIHDIGKNIVVFMLEINGFDVTDLGVDVPAERFVQAVKENGAGIVGLSGFLTVAYEPMKQTVQALRSAVPEVKIMIGGGPINEQIREYTGADAWGKNAVDAVVIAKQWVGA, encoded by the coding sequence ATGGCACAAGAACTGGTTCAGGCCATTGCCGACCTGAACGAAAAGGAGGCAGTGGCGCTCACCCGCTCCCTGCTGGAGAAAGGAGTCAGCCCGCTGGAGGTCCTTGACGACTGCCGGGCCGCCATGCAGATCGTCGGGGAACGCTTCGAATCGAAACAGGCCTTCATCCCCGAACTGATCTTCGCCGGCGAAATCCTCAAGCAAATCACCGAGATCGTCAAGCCCTACCTCCAGCGCGAGGCGACCGCCGGCAAAAAGCTCGGCAAGGTGGTCATCGGCACGGTCCAGGGCGACATCCACGACATCGGCAAGAACATCGTCGTCTTCATGCTCGAAATCAACGGCTTCGATGTGACCGACCTGGGCGTGGATGTGCCGGCGGAGCGCTTCGTGCAGGCGGTGAAAGAGAACGGCGCCGGCATCGTCGGCCTGAGCGGCTTCCTCACCGTCGCCTATGAACCCATGAAACAGACCGTGCAGGCCTTGCGCTCCGCAGTGCCGGAGGTTAAAATCATGATCGGCGGCGGGCCCATCAACGAGCAAATCCGCGAATACACCGGCGCCGATGCCTGGGGCAAGAATGCTGTTGACGCTGTTGTCATCGCCAAACAGTGGGTAGGAGCGTGA